One Desulfobulbus propionicus DSM 2032 DNA segment encodes these proteins:
- a CDS encoding methyl-accepting chemotaxis protein, with the protein MNITSVRTKIAGIAGVCLIVSSAVLVGYSLYTARSNQQLVNTRVSKLIETRSLDGLKNLARDYGGKIQAEFYVALDAARTMADVFMLAKSKDNGGLELGREQINGILLKVLKNNPNFNGTYSCWEPNALDGRDAEFATGKDGNNQQTGRFTPYWNRDEKGNIAVQPLVEYDTRDRHPNGVLKGGWYINPSENHTESVLDPFPYIVQGKQVWLTTLSVPILVDKKFYGVAGTDYNLNFVQELAKNVDRELFDGQGEIIIVSNMGLIVAHSEKPDLIGSPLNNVITEGWEQNLRDIQAGNSVAALNQKNQQFEVFAPITLGRTGKPWSVMIRVKQETVLADAIALDKELSAAGRTSTSMLIGAGAATSVLAIALLWYAAGGVVRPIRGTVDMLKDIAEGEGDLTKRLDIKANDEVGEMATWFNLFMDKLQELIRQIVDDAGSLNTASASLSGIARQMKEGAESMAERSRSVATSTEEMDVTMSGVASACEQAATNVNMVSASTENLTLTVREIAKKTEESRTISESAVLKAGEVSEKLGNLGQSASEISKVTEVISDISDQINLLALNATIEAARAGEAGKGFAVVASEVKDLAKQTAEATQLVQQQIENIQTSTDETVSEVGQILDIFKNVSENVASIAEDVEGQAGMTQEIADNISQTSAGIQEVNHNVSQGSVVIGSITSEITGVNQSVQEASASIGKINERAVELSDLSNKLQDLVGRFKV; encoded by the coding sequence ATGAACATTACATCTGTACGCACGAAAATAGCTGGCATTGCCGGAGTCTGCCTGATTGTTTCCTCGGCGGTGCTCGTAGGCTACAGTCTTTACACGGCCCGCTCGAATCAGCAACTGGTCAATACCCGGGTGTCCAAGCTGATCGAAACCAGGTCCCTGGATGGCTTGAAAAATTTGGCGCGCGACTATGGCGGCAAGATTCAGGCCGAATTTTACGTGGCCCTGGATGCGGCCCGCACCATGGCCGATGTGTTCATGCTGGCCAAATCCAAGGACAACGGCGGGTTGGAACTCGGCCGGGAGCAGATCAACGGCATTTTGCTCAAGGTATTAAAGAATAATCCCAATTTCAACGGCACCTACTCCTGTTGGGAGCCCAATGCGCTGGATGGCAGGGATGCCGAGTTTGCCACCGGTAAAGACGGCAACAACCAGCAGACCGGCCGTTTCACCCCCTATTGGAACCGGGACGAAAAGGGGAATATCGCCGTGCAGCCCCTGGTGGAATACGATACCAGGGATCGACATCCCAACGGTGTGCTCAAGGGCGGCTGGTACATCAATCCCAGCGAAAATCATACCGAGAGCGTGCTCGACCCTTTTCCGTACATTGTCCAGGGCAAGCAGGTGTGGCTGACCACCCTGTCGGTGCCGATTCTGGTGGACAAGAAATTCTATGGCGTGGCCGGAACCGATTATAACCTCAATTTCGTTCAGGAATTGGCCAAGAATGTCGACCGGGAACTGTTTGATGGTCAAGGGGAGATCATTATTGTCAGCAACATGGGGCTGATCGTCGCCCATAGCGAAAAGCCGGATCTGATCGGCAGCCCGTTGAACAATGTCATTACCGAGGGATGGGAGCAGAATCTGCGCGACATCCAGGCAGGCAACAGCGTCGCCGCGCTCAACCAGAAAAACCAGCAATTTGAAGTGTTCGCCCCCATCACCCTGGGCCGGACCGGCAAGCCCTGGTCGGTCATGATCCGGGTCAAGCAGGAAACGGTGCTGGCCGATGCCATCGCCCTGGACAAGGAGTTGTCGGCCGCCGGCCGGACAAGCACCTCGATGCTGATCGGTGCCGGCGCGGCGACCAGCGTGCTCGCCATCGCCCTCTTGTGGTATGCTGCGGGAGGCGTTGTCCGGCCCATCCGGGGAACGGTCGACATGCTCAAGGACATCGCCGAGGGTGAAGGGGATTTGACCAAGCGTCTGGATATCAAGGCCAATGACGAGGTCGGCGAAATGGCGACCTGGTTCAACCTGTTCATGGACAAACTGCAGGAACTGATTAGACAGATCGTGGATGACGCCGGTTCGCTCAACACCGCGTCCGCCTCGCTTTCGGGCATCGCCCGGCAAATGAAGGAGGGCGCGGAGTCCATGGCCGAACGCTCCCGATCGGTGGCCACCAGCACCGAGGAAATGGATGTCACCATGAGCGGGGTCGCTTCGGCCTGTGAACAGGCCGCCACCAATGTCAACATGGTCTCCGCATCCACCGAAAACCTGACCCTGACCGTGCGGGAAATTGCCAAGAAAACCGAGGAGTCGCGAACCATATCCGAGTCCGCCGTCCTCAAGGCAGGCGAGGTGTCGGAAAAGCTGGGCAATCTCGGGCAAAGCGCCTCGGAAATCAGCAAGGTCACGGAAGTGATTTCCGATATTTCAGATCAGATCAACCTGTTGGCCTTGAACGCCACCATTGAGGCAGCCCGCGCCGGCGAGGCCGGAAAGGGCTTTGCGGTTGTTGCCTCCGAGGTCAAGGATCTGGCCAAGCAGACCGCCGAGGCCACGCAACTGGTGCAGCAACAGATTGAAAACATTCAGACCTCGACCGATGAAACGGTTTCCGAGGTGGGACAGATCCTGGATATTTTCAAGAATGTCAGCGAAAATGTGGCGTCGATCGCCGAGGATGTCGAGGGGCAGGCCGGCATGACCCAGGAGATTGCCGATAACATTTCCCAGACCTCGGCAGGCATCCAGGAGGTCAATCATAACGTCAGCCAGGGGTCGGTGGTCATTGGTTCGATCACCAGCGAGATCACCGGCGTCAATCAGTCGGTCCAGGAAGCCTCCGCCTCCATCGGCAAGATCAACGAACGTGCCGTGGAGTTGTCGGACCTTTCCAATAAACTGCAGGACCTTGTCGGCCGATTCAAGGTCTGA
- a CDS encoding xanthine dehydrogenase family protein molybdopterin-binding subunit — protein MRIIGTAVPKLDGMAMVTGKPVYTSDLDGNNQALIVKILHSPHASARILAIDAAAALTLPGVACVLTHKDVPETRFTLAGQSFPEPSPYDRRILDEWVRYVGDAVAIVAAVNEATALRALEQIQVDYEVLEPVLDPETAIDNEHRVHDHQPFTHGHIGTDAARNIAASYATGLGDVEAELAGSEVVIERTYTTQAQAHAMMETHRATTCLDVHGRLQVMSSTQIPFHVRRHLARALGLPASRIKVLKPRVGGGFGGKQTASVEMYPALVTLKTGQPARIVYSREETFGCTTSRHAMRLTVRLGADRQGNLRAVDIHCLSDTGAYGEHAFTVFAAVAQKTLPLYSKARACRYHGHVVYTNKMPAGALRGYGAPQGTFALESAINELADTLAMDPAELRLKNLIAESQSHPQLSGSTPGAPAVLRSSRLHQCIERGRELIGWAGKYPRVRIDGSRVRGYGMAVTMQGSGIAGVDTGSVILKLNEDGFFTLSHAAADIGQGSDTVLCQIAAERLEVGMEQIVVCSFDLDTLPYDCGAYASSCTHVTGRATLIAADDMRRQMRAAVARLFGVDAEAVGYAAGIFSMAAGQTLTLAELARTLASFSGQDQLVAKGTYGGQTSPPPFVAGFAEVEVDLQTGEVQLLDYVAVADCGTVLNRNLARIQVEGGAAMGIGLALFEEVRHTAQGRLATDSFLDYKIPSRLDIQGLRVECIESFEPTGPFGAKSIGEIGCNPPAPAIAHAIANATGVRCRHLPITAEKVLLGMRPR, from the coding sequence ATGCGCATCATCGGCACAGCGGTTCCCAAACTCGACGGCATGGCGATGGTCACCGGCAAGCCGGTCTACACCAGCGACCTCGATGGCAACAACCAGGCACTGATCGTCAAGATTCTGCACAGCCCGCACGCCTCGGCCCGCATCCTGGCCATCGACGCCGCTGCAGCCCTGACCCTGCCCGGGGTGGCCTGCGTGCTCACCCACAAGGACGTACCCGAAACCCGCTTCACCCTGGCCGGCCAATCCTTTCCCGAACCCTCGCCCTATGACCGCCGCATCCTCGATGAGTGGGTGCGGTATGTGGGCGATGCCGTGGCCATTGTTGCTGCTGTGAACGAGGCGACTGCGCTCCGGGCCCTGGAGCAAATCCAGGTGGACTACGAAGTACTGGAGCCGGTGCTCGATCCAGAAACGGCGATCGATAACGAGCACCGGGTGCACGACCATCAGCCCTTCACCCATGGGCATATCGGTACCGATGCTGCCCGCAACATCGCCGCCAGCTATGCCACCGGCCTGGGCGATGTCGAGGCCGAACTGGCCGGGAGCGAGGTGGTGATCGAGCGGACCTACACCACCCAGGCCCAGGCGCACGCCATGATGGAGACCCACCGGGCCACCACCTGCCTGGATGTCCACGGCCGGCTGCAGGTGATGAGTTCCACCCAGATCCCCTTTCATGTCCGGCGCCATCTTGCCCGTGCGCTCGGCCTGCCGGCCAGCCGGATCAAGGTGCTCAAGCCCCGGGTGGGCGGCGGATTCGGCGGCAAGCAGACCGCCTCGGTGGAGATGTATCCGGCCCTGGTCACCCTCAAGACCGGCCAGCCGGCCCGGATCGTCTACAGCCGCGAGGAGACTTTCGGTTGCACCACCAGTCGCCATGCCATGCGTCTGACCGTGCGCCTGGGCGCCGACCGGCAAGGCAACCTCCGAGCCGTGGACATCCACTGCCTCTCCGATACCGGCGCCTACGGCGAGCATGCCTTCACCGTGTTTGCGGCCGTCGCCCAGAAGACCCTGCCGCTGTACAGCAAGGCCCGGGCCTGCCGCTACCATGGTCACGTCGTCTACACCAACAAGATGCCGGCCGGAGCCCTGCGCGGCTATGGCGCGCCTCAGGGCACCTTCGCCCTGGAATCGGCCATCAATGAGTTGGCCGACACCCTGGCCATGGACCCGGCCGAGCTGCGGCTGAAAAACCTCATTGCCGAGAGCCAGTCCCATCCGCAACTCTCGGGCTCAACACCCGGCGCGCCCGCGGTGCTGCGCAGCAGTCGACTGCACCAGTGTATTGAGCGCGGCAGGGAACTGATCGGCTGGGCCGGCAAGTATCCCCGGGTGCGGATCGACGGCAGCCGGGTGCGCGGCTATGGCATGGCCGTGACCATGCAGGGTTCGGGCATTGCCGGAGTCGACACCGGTTCGGTCATCCTGAAACTCAACGAAGACGGCTTCTTCACCCTCAGCCACGCCGCCGCGGATATTGGCCAGGGCTCGGACACCGTGCTCTGTCAGATCGCTGCCGAACGGCTGGAGGTGGGCATGGAACAGATCGTGGTCTGCAGCTTTGATCTCGACACCCTGCCGTACGATTGCGGGGCCTATGCCTCCAGCTGCACGCATGTCACCGGCAGAGCGACCCTGATCGCGGCAGACGATATGCGCCGCCAGATGCGGGCTGCTGTCGCCCGCCTGTTCGGGGTTGACGCAGAGGCGGTCGGCTATGCGGCCGGCATCTTTTCCATGGCCGCCGGCCAGACCCTCACCTTGGCCGAGCTGGCGCGCACCCTGGCCTCGTTCTCCGGCCAGGACCAGCTGGTGGCCAAGGGAACCTACGGCGGCCAGACCTCGCCGCCGCCCTTTGTTGCCGGGTTTGCCGAGGTGGAGGTGGATCTGCAGACCGGCGAGGTCCAACTGCTGGACTATGTGGCTGTGGCGGACTGCGGCACGGTGCTCAACCGTAACCTGGCTCGCATCCAGGTGGAGGGCGGGGCGGCCATGGGGATTGGCCTGGCGCTGTTCGAGGAGGTGCGCCATACTGCCCAAGGGCGGCTGGCAACTGACTCGTTTTTGGACTACAAGATTCCCAGCCGGCTGGATATCCAGGGCCTGCGGGTCGAATGCATCGAGAGTTTCGAGCCCACCGGTCCTTTCGGCGCCAAGTCCATCGGCGAGATCGGCTGCAACCCGCCGGCGCCGGCCATCGCTCACGCCATCGCCAATGCCACCGGTGTCCGCTGCCGGCATCTGCCGATCACCGCCGAGAAGGTGCTGCTGGGCATGCGGCCACGGTAA
- a CDS encoding (2Fe-2S)-binding protein, with the protein MQLETWINGRVVTLDFPPGEFLAETLRRYGYLSVKQGCDTGSCGLCTVWIDGRPVLACCTLTARTGNREITTLEGVQDEAEQFARCLVAQGAEQCGFCAPGLTMTVLAMKRELIHPTEEAINHYLAGNLCRCSGYQGQLRAIKHFLEGE; encoded by the coding sequence ATGCAGCTTGAAACATGGATCAACGGTCGTGTGGTGACCCTTGATTTTCCCCCTGGCGAGTTTTTGGCGGAGACTCTGCGCCGCTACGGCTATCTCAGCGTCAAGCAAGGCTGCGACACCGGCTCCTGCGGCCTGTGCACCGTCTGGATCGACGGCCGGCCGGTGCTCGCCTGCTGCACCCTGACCGCGCGCACCGGCAACCGGGAGATCACCACCCTCGAAGGGGTCCAAGACGAGGCGGAACAGTTTGCCCGTTGCCTGGTGGCTCAAGGGGCGGAGCAGTGTGGCTTCTGCGCTCCCGGCCTGACCATGACCGTGCTCGCCATGAAGCGCGAGCTAATCCACCCGACCGAGGAGGCCATCAACCACTACCTGGCCGGCAACCTCTGCCGCTGCTCCGGCTACCAGGGACAGCTGCGGGCCATCAAGCATTTTTTGGAGGGGGAATGA
- a CDS encoding FAD binding domain-containing protein, whose product MLRIDNYLRASSLAEAYDTLTSVPGSVVLGGCGYLRLGRRRIRTAIDLSQLPLEGIAESAGTVEIGAMTTLRTIETHPLTGSLWGGVLPRALRAIVGVQLRGCVTIGGTVAGRYPFSDPLTALVALDATVQLHHQGPVALSEYLAARGAPDIVEKIMLPRDGRLAAFASVRRSATDFAVLNVAVARCADGFRLVVGSRPGRAMRAVLAEASLNQHGLDRRTAIEAGRLVAEELAFGDNARASGAYRRAICPVLVERALTEVLHAA is encoded by the coding sequence ATGCTGCGCATCGACAACTATCTCCGCGCTTCCAGTCTTGCCGAGGCGTATGACACTCTGACCTCGGTGCCTGGCAGTGTGGTGCTCGGCGGCTGCGGCTATCTGCGTCTGGGAAGGCGCAGGATCCGCACGGCCATCGATCTGTCGCAACTCCCTCTTGAGGGCATTGCCGAGTCCGCCGGCACGGTCGAGATCGGGGCCATGACCACGCTGCGGACCATCGAGACCCATCCGCTCACCGGCAGCCTGTGGGGCGGAGTGCTGCCCCGGGCACTGAGGGCGATCGTCGGGGTGCAGCTGCGTGGTTGCGTCACCATTGGCGGCACCGTGGCCGGTCGCTATCCCTTCTCCGACCCGCTCACCGCCCTGGTGGCCCTGGATGCCACGGTGCAGTTGCATCATCAGGGGCCGGTCGCCTTGTCCGAGTATCTTGCCGCCAGGGGCGCGCCGGACATCGTCGAGAAAATCATGCTCCCCCGGGACGGCCGGCTGGCTGCCTTTGCCAGTGTGCGTCGATCGGCCACCGATTTTGCCGTGCTCAATGTTGCCGTGGCCCGATGCGCGGACGGCTTTCGCCTGGTGGTCGGCAGTCGCCCGGGGCGGGCCATGCGCGCAGTCCTGGCCGAGGCCTCTCTCAACCAGCATGGCCTGGATCGCAGGACGGCGATCGAGGCCGGGCGGCTGGTTGCCGAAGAGCTCGCCTTTGGCGACAACGCCCGGGCCAGCGGTGCCTATCGGCGGGCCATCTGTCCGGTGCTTGTCGAACGGGCGTTGACGGAGGTGCTGCATGCAGCTTGA
- a CDS encoding ABC-F family ATP-binding cassette domain-containing protein: MIHLTNITKQHGARVLFHDAALQILPATRTGLVGPNGAGKTTLFRLITGQEEPDKGDISCAKRTVIGYFSQEVGEMSGRSALAEVMAAAGAITALGEQIREMEAAMATPMAEDALAALLERYGTATEEFEHRGGYDLENRAQAVLTGLGIGPDRYHFPVESFSGGWKMRIALAGILTINPDVLLLDEPTNHLDVESIIWLEEWLVNEFTGALLMTCHDRDFMNRVVGRIIEVAHQSVTTYSGNYDFYLREREIRRQQLLASYRRQQEMLAKEEDFIARFGARVSHAAQVQSRIKKLEKIERIQLPPEQRTISFEFSEPPRSGDDVVRLDNLGKVWRQPDGTTRPVFSGISGMIRRREKIALTGRNGAGKSTLLKVLAGQVEPTTGAATLGANVSVGYFSQHSMDLLDGDRTVAETVQAAMPQANIGVVRNLCAAFLFQGDDVDKRIKLLSGGEKSRVVLAMLLARPLNFLILDEPTNHLDIQSREVLLEALLQFTGTLIMVSHDRHFLRALVNRVFEIDHGQMRVFEGDYGYYLGQIASDENAHRG, encoded by the coding sequence ATGATCCATCTGACCAACATCACCAAGCAGCACGGCGCCCGCGTTCTGTTTCACGACGCCGCCTTGCAGATTCTGCCCGCCACCCGCACCGGCCTGGTCGGTCCCAACGGCGCCGGCAAGACCACGCTCTTTCGCCTGATCACCGGCCAGGAAGAGCCGGACAAGGGGGATATCTCCTGCGCCAAACGGACGGTGATCGGCTATTTTTCCCAGGAGGTGGGCGAGATGTCCGGCCGTTCGGCCCTGGCCGAGGTCATGGCCGCCGCCGGCGCGATCACCGCTCTCGGGGAACAGATCCGCGAGATGGAGGCCGCCATGGCCACGCCGATGGCCGAGGACGCACTGGCGGCTCTGTTGGAGCGCTACGGCACCGCCACCGAGGAGTTCGAGCACCGGGGCGGCTATGACCTGGAGAACCGGGCCCAGGCGGTGCTCACCGGGCTGGGCATCGGTCCCGATCGCTACCATTTTCCAGTGGAGTCGTTCAGTGGCGGCTGGAAGATGCGCATTGCCCTGGCCGGTATTCTCACCATCAACCCGGATGTCCTGCTTCTGGACGAGCCGACCAACCACCTCGACGTCGAATCGATCATCTGGCTGGAGGAGTGGCTGGTGAACGAGTTTACGGGCGCGCTGTTGATGACCTGCCACGATCGCGACTTCATGAACCGGGTGGTCGGCCGCATCATCGAAGTGGCCCACCAGAGCGTGACCACCTACAGCGGCAACTATGATTTTTACCTGCGTGAACGGGAGATCCGGCGCCAACAGCTGCTGGCCAGCTACCGGCGCCAGCAGGAGATGCTGGCCAAGGAGGAGGACTTCATCGCCCGCTTCGGCGCCCGGGTCTCCCATGCGGCCCAGGTGCAGTCGCGGATCAAGAAGCTGGAGAAGATCGAGCGCATCCAACTGCCGCCGGAGCAGCGGACCATCAGCTTCGAGTTCAGCGAACCGCCCCGCAGCGGCGACGACGTGGTCCGGCTGGACAACCTGGGCAAGGTTTGGCGACAGCCCGACGGCACTACCCGCCCGGTGTTCAGCGGCATTTCCGGCATGATCCGGCGGCGGGAGAAAATCGCCCTCACCGGCCGCAACGGTGCCGGCAAGTCAACCCTGCTCAAGGTCCTGGCCGGGCAGGTGGAACCGACCACCGGCGCCGCCACCCTCGGAGCCAATGTGTCGGTGGGCTATTTCAGCCAGCATTCCATGGATCTGCTCGACGGCGACCGGACGGTGGCCGAAACCGTGCAGGCGGCTATGCCCCAGGCCAACATCGGCGTGGTGCGCAATCTCTGCGCCGCCTTCCTCTTCCAGGGCGACGACGTCGACAAACGGATCAAACTCCTCTCCGGCGGTGAAAAGAGCCGGGTGGTGCTGGCCATGCTGCTGGCCCGGCCGCTCAACTTTCTCATCCTTGACGAGCCGACCAACCACCTTGACATCCAGTCGCGCGAGGTGCTGCTTGAGGCCCTGCTGCAGTTCACCGGCACCCTGATCATGGTCAGCCACGACCGCCACTTCCTCCGCGCCCTGGTCAACCGGGTCTTTGAGATCGACCACGGCCAGATGCGCGTTTTCGAGGGCGATTACGGGTATTATCTCGGGCAGATCGCGTCTGACGAGAATGCTCATCGGGGATGA
- a CDS encoding radical SAM/SPASM domain-containing protein, whose amino-acid sequence MKKIYIEITNRCNLACPFCARSDRAKGTMAVTAFAEVLHRLAGATRYLYLHVLGEPLLHPHFDRLLALCQEQGFRVNLTTNGTLLARHRQTLLASPALRQINISLHGLAHLERRSAEAHLAGVLDFAQEASRTTGLYLSLRLWNLGTGEAQAKKVNPWLLQRLTSAFGHPPLRADALRSERGIPLAPRVFLNPEEPFTWPRPDDPDLGRLGHCRGLRDHLAILVDGTVVPCCLDAEGVLALGNIFAQSLDEVLASPRAVRMREGLGHQWLVEPLCRRCSYRLRFSVPAGS is encoded by the coding sequence TTGAAAAAAATCTACATCGAAATCACCAACCGCTGCAATCTGGCCTGCCCGTTTTGCGCCCGCAGCGATCGTGCCAAGGGGACCATGGCGGTGACCGCCTTTGCCGAAGTCCTGCACCGGCTTGCAGGGGCCACCCGTTATCTCTATCTCCACGTACTCGGCGAACCGTTGCTCCATCCTCATTTTGACCGCCTGCTCGCCCTCTGCCAGGAACAGGGGTTTCGTGTCAACCTGACCACCAACGGCACCTTGCTGGCCCGTCATCGGCAGACCCTGCTCGCCAGCCCTGCCCTGCGCCAGATCAATATTTCCCTCCACGGCTTGGCGCATCTGGAACGGAGGAGCGCGGAGGCCCATCTTGCCGGGGTCCTCGATTTTGCCCAGGAGGCGAGCCGGACCACCGGCCTCTATCTCAGTCTGCGGCTGTGGAATCTGGGGACAGGGGAGGCGCAGGCGAAGAAGGTTAACCCGTGGCTGCTACAGCGGCTGACCTCTGCTTTCGGTCATCCTCCCCTCCGCGCCGATGCACTTCGGAGCGAACGCGGCATTCCACTGGCACCCCGGGTCTTTCTCAATCCCGAAGAACCGTTCACCTGGCCCCGTCCCGATGACCCCGACCTCGGTCGCCTGGGGCACTGTCGCGGCCTGCGCGATCATCTCGCCATCCTGGTCGACGGCACGGTGGTGCCCTGCTGTCTCGACGCCGAGGGCGTGCTTGCCCTGGGCAACATCTTCGCGCAGTCCCTGGACGAGGTCCTGGCCAGCCCCCGGGCCGTGCGGATGCGCGAAGGGTTGGGCCATCAATGGCTGGTCGAACCGCTGTGCCGCCGCTGTTCGTACCGGCTGCGCTTTTCCGTTCCTGCCGGGTCTTGA
- a CDS encoding radical SAM protein translates to MSACDHGPLRELHHADPEPYLGFEQGPIRPPSESGSLLLRVTRNCPWNRCTFCGLYKGEPFSQRPVDHVLRDIDTVRRFVELLRTGQALPSLDRGADWREQMALHAARHWMRAGSRSVFLQDSNSLIIKPDHLVAILAHLNEAFPAIERITSYARSQTIARMRDADLARIADAGLNRIHIGLESGCDAVLARVRKGANRETHVRAGRKVKGAGIELSEYYMPGLGGRALSRPHALESAEALNRINPDFIRLRTLALPEGLELAHEQATGTFAKMGDRETAEELLLFLQSLSGITSRIRSDHILNLFEEIDGVLPDDQQRMLAVIHRFLALDPEEQVLYQIGRRTGLFRRLDDRLDPALRDQAQRYVEQWMVTPENVDPICDALMQRFI, encoded by the coding sequence GTGAGTGCCTGTGACCATGGACCATTGCGGGAACTGCACCATGCAGATCCTGAACCGTACCTCGGCTTTGAACAGGGGCCTATCCGGCCGCCCAGCGAGAGTGGGAGTCTGCTCCTTCGGGTGACGCGCAACTGTCCCTGGAACCGCTGCACCTTCTGCGGTCTGTACAAGGGGGAGCCGTTCAGCCAGCGGCCGGTGGACCATGTGCTGCGCGATATCGACACGGTGCGCCGTTTCGTCGAGTTGCTGCGAACAGGGCAAGCGCTGCCTTCCTTGGATAGGGGGGCGGACTGGCGCGAGCAGATGGCCCTGCACGCGGCCCGCCACTGGATGAGGGCCGGCAGCCGGTCGGTCTTTCTCCAGGACTCCAACAGCCTGATCATCAAGCCCGATCATCTGGTCGCCATACTGGCGCATCTGAACGAGGCCTTTCCCGCCATCGAGCGGATCACCTCCTACGCCCGTTCGCAGACCATTGCCCGTATGCGTGATGCCGACCTGGCACGCATCGCAGACGCCGGGCTCAACCGCATCCACATCGGCCTGGAATCCGGCTGCGATGCGGTCCTGGCCAGGGTCCGCAAGGGCGCGAACCGTGAGACCCATGTGCGTGCGGGCCGCAAGGTCAAAGGGGCCGGCATCGAGCTTTCGGAATACTATATGCCCGGTCTCGGCGGGCGGGCGCTCTCTCGCCCGCATGCCCTGGAGAGCGCTGAGGCCCTGAACCGGATCAACCCGGACTTCATCCGCCTGCGTACCCTGGCCCTGCCCGAGGGCCTGGAACTGGCCCACGAGCAGGCAACCGGCACGTTCGCCAAGATGGGCGACCGGGAGACTGCCGAGGAGTTGCTCCTCTTTCTGCAGTCACTCTCCGGCATCACCAGCCGGATCAGGAGCGACCACATCCTCAACCTGTTCGAGGAGATCGACGGCGTCCTGCCGGATGACCAGCAGCGGATGCTGGCGGTGATCCACCGCTTCCTCGCCCTGGACCCGGAGGAACAGGTGCTGTACCAGATCGGCCGCCGCACCGGTCTGTTCCGGCGGTTGGATGACCGCCTCGATCCCGCCCTGCGTGACCAGGCTCAACGGTATGTCGAGCAGTGGATGGTCACGCCGGAAAACGTTGACCCGATCTGCGATGCCCTGATGCAGCGGTTCATCTGA
- a CDS encoding TrkH family potassium uptake protein, which yields MLIVSLAWVVTGAIGGIPYLFYDLGPIDAYFESISGFTTTGATILKDFAPYPKTFFFWRSLSQWLGGMGIIVLFVAVLPQFAVAGRQMFFAEAPGPTEEKVTPRITHTAKALWLVYILLTVLEVILLRVAGMPLFDAVCNAFSTLAAGGFSPHPQSIMGYQSASATWIITLFMFLAGGNFALQYRVLFQGKIRALLHNEEFRLYATIVVLMSLLLCAALVVSGTATFNDGLRDGFFQIASIITTTGFASVDFGLWAVPAQTILFTVMLIGGCAGSAGGGVKVVRVLFGLKYLKREIAQVVHPKAVLPIKIDRVTVPDDIQRQILGFLLFYIFLMTLSSLLVSIIEGDAAVGIVGTAATIGNIGPGYGAIGPMGTFGNLTDLTKLIFIVDMVVGRLELIPFLAMLHPDFWVFRR from the coding sequence ATGCTGATCGTGTCCCTGGCCTGGGTGGTCACCGGAGCCATTGGCGGCATTCCCTATCTGTTCTATGACCTGGGGCCGATCGACGCCTACTTCGAATCGATCTCCGGCTTCACCACCACCGGGGCCACGATCCTCAAGGATTTCGCGCCCTATCCCAAAACTTTCTTTTTCTGGCGCAGCCTCAGTCAGTGGCTGGGCGGCATGGGGATCATCGTGCTTTTTGTCGCCGTCCTGCCCCAGTTCGCTGTGGCCGGGCGACAGATGTTCTTTGCCGAGGCCCCCGGTCCCACCGAGGAGAAAGTCACTCCGCGCATCACCCATACGGCCAAGGCCCTGTGGCTGGTCTATATCCTCCTGACCGTGCTTGAGGTCATCCTGCTCCGCGTTGCCGGCATGCCCCTGTTCGACGCGGTCTGCAACGCTTTCTCCACCCTGGCGGCCGGCGGTTTTTCTCCCCATCCCCAGTCGATCATGGGCTACCAGAGCGCCAGCGCCACCTGGATCATCACCCTGTTCATGTTTCTTGCAGGCGGCAACTTCGCCCTCCAGTACCGGGTACTGTTTCAGGGAAAAATCCGCGCATTGCTGCACAACGAGGAGTTTCGCCTGTACGCGACCATCGTGGTGCTGATGTCGCTGCTGCTCTGTGCGGCCCTGGTGGTCAGCGGCACGGCCACCTTCAACGACGGGCTGCGCGACGGTTTTTTCCAGATTGCCTCGATCATCACCACCACCGGCTTTGCCTCGGTGGATTTCGGACTTTGGGCCGTCCCGGCACAGACCATTCTCTTTACCGTGATGCTGATCGGCGGCTGCGCCGGTTCGGCGGGCGGCGGCGTCAAGGTGGTGCGGGTCCTGTTCGGGCTCAAATACCTCAAACGGGAGATCGCCCAGGTCGTGCACCCCAAGGCGGTGCTGCCGATCAAGATCGACCGGGTGACCGTGCCTGACGATATCCAGCGCCAAATCCTCGGCTTTCTCCTCTTTTATATCTTCTTGATGACCCTCTCCTCGCTGCTGGTGAGCATCATCGAGGGCGATGCGGCCGTCGGTATCGTCGGCACGGCGGCGACCATCGGCAATATCGGCCCAGGGTATGGCGCCATTGGCCCGATGGGCACCTTCGGGAACCTCACCGATCTGACCAAGCTTATCTTTATCGTCGACATGGTGGTGGGCCGGCTTGAGCTGATTCCCTTTCTCGCCATGCTCCACCCCGATTTCTGGGTGTTCAGGCGGTGA